In Micromonospora inyonensis, the genomic window GACTCCCGGACGGCCGGTGGTTCTGGTCGAGCAGTGGCCCCAGCAGTCCGACCCGGCGCCGGCGGACCCCGACGTGGCGCTGATCCTGTCGCCGTACCGGGCGGCGGTCCTGGGCGGCACCCTGACGCACCTGGACGCGTTGACCCGGGCGGCCCGCCTGGAGCGGGCGGTGATGGACATGGCGGCCCGGTACGGCCTGTCGTGCATGGACCAGGGCCTGTCCGACCCGGGCACGCCGGAGTGCGACCGGGCGGACCGGGCGGCGGCCCGCCAGTTCCGGGCCCTGTCGCGGCTGACGATGGCGCTGCGTGCGGTGGCCGTCGAGGTGGCGGGGGGTGCGGCATGAACCCGCTTCTGTTGATCCTGCTCGGCGGCCCGGTCGCCATCGGCGGTCCGGTGGCCGTGGCGGTGGCCCTGTGCGAGCGGCACGCCAACCAGTCCGCCGCCGCGATCCGCGAGCACTTCGGCCTCGAGGTCGTCGACCAGGTCGACGAGGGCGTACACGGTGTGGACACCCCCACCGCGCCCCGACCGGTGAAGGTGGTGGCCCGGTGACCGCCCCGACGATCAACGGCACCCGCTACCCGCAGCCGGTGGAGGACCTGCTGCCGGCAGCCCGGAAGCTGGCCGACGAGCTGGGCGACGTGCCGTCGCGGAACCGGCTGATGCGGGAATTCCGGATCGGTGCGCCGAAGGCCGACGAGCTACGTACCCGGCTCATCGAGGAGAAGGCCCAGGAGATCGGCACCCAGGAGTACGAGGAGCACCTGCGCCGCCGGCTGGCCGAGAAGTTCGACTACACGCCGCCGGACGAGCGGCCCGCCGAGCGGGAGCCGCTGCCGCACCTTCCCGGGCTCGACGGCCTGGAGATGGTGCGCGCGGCCGTCGACCTGGCCGACCGGCGGGGAGCGACGCCAACCGCCGAGCAGCTCGCGGAGGCGTTCGGCATCGACGTCGACCGCGCGGGCCTGTTGGCCAGCCTGGCGGAGGTGGCCCGCCAGCGTCGCGCCGCTGGTCTCCCGGTCGACCTCGGCGAGTCGACCGCCGAGGAGCCGCCGGTGGACCCGTGGGACTACGCGGAGCCGATCGGCCCGGAGTCGCCCGCGGAGTACCACGAGCGGGCGCGGGAGGACATCCACGGGAGGCTGGAGGAGGCCAAGCAGGCGGGCCGGCTGACCGGGTTCGGCATCCACCCGGACCGCCCCGGACCGACCGGGGCGGACCCGACCGGCGACGTACCCGGGTACGCCCCGGTGGGCGAGCCGGGTACGGACGCGGTCGACATCCCCCTCGACGACGACGCCCCGGCCACCCCGCAGCCGCCGCAGACCGCCGTCCAGACCGCCCCGGACACCCGGGTACGTATCGACACCGACCACGCTCCGGAGGTCACCGAAACGGAATCCGCCGCTGAGCCGATCGAGCAGGTGGAGACGGTCGGACACCCGGGTACGAAGATCACGAGCCGGACCGCTCGGCCGCTCCCGGTGTGGCCGGTGTGGCTGCTGATGCTGCCCGCGTTCGTCGCGGTGTGGGCCGGGTGGGTGGAGCTGGGCAAGCTCACCGGGTTCGGCCCGGTGGACCTGCTGCCCGGGTTCACCCGGGACAATGGCGAACCGCTGGCCACCCTGGACACGGCGATCACCCTGCCGATCGGCATGGAAACCTACGCCGGGTACGCCCTGTACGTGTGGCTGTCCGGGCGGACCACCGGCCGCGCCAAGCGGTTCGCCATGACGTCCGCGCTGATCGCGCTCACCCTGGGCGGCGGCGCGCAAATCACCTACCACCTGCTCACCAGGCCGGACACCGGTGCCGCCCCGTGGCAGATCACCACCGTCGTCGCCTGCCTGCCCGTGGTGGTGCTCGGCATGGGTGCCGCCTTGGGCCACCTCGTCCGTGAGGAGACCCGATGAGCGCCGTCAGCAGCCAGCACATGCACGGACACTGCGACACCTGCGGCCGGTGCGCCCAGGACGACGGCGCGTCCGGATCCCGGATCCGGTCGGTCGCCGACCGGCAGCTCCGCCGCGCCGGGTGGACCGCCGCCGGCAACCAGGTCGGCTGCCCCGACCACCCCGTCACCACCGACCAGAGCTGACCGTCCTCCGTGGCCACCGGCACCCATCACTGCCGGTGGCACGCGGAGCCGGCCAGAGCCGGACCGATACGAAAGGAGATGGCCATGGCCATCACGAGCTGCGAGAGGTGCGGAACCACGAAGTTCCGCAGCGTGTCCACCGACGCGACGGGCACCCTGGCCACCTGCAAGGACGGGCACCTGTCGTTCGACGGCTCCACCGCCACCGGCGGGGACATCAACATCGGCAGCGTCAACGTCAAGGGCGGCGCGTCCGCCATCGGCCACGGCGCGGTCGCCATCTGCCACACCGACGGCCGGAAGAAGGGGCGCCGCTGATGGCGCACCGGTGCGGACGCTGCGGCTGCATGCACTCCCAGTCTGGCGGCATCCCCGGCCGCGGCTGCCTGTCGTGCGGGTGCGCGTGCGCCCCCCTCGACGGCGGTAAGACGTGCCGCTGCTGCAAGGCCAGCGACAAGTAGCACATCGCGCGGGGCCCGGCCAGCCGGCACAGCTACGGCCGGGCCCCGCATCCCCAGCAACGAGGAGCAACCATCATGACCCAGCAGATCCCCCAGCAGCGCGACGACCGGGAGACGGTGGCGATCGAGGCCACCCGGGAAGGCGGTCCCGTTGACCCGCCCGTCACCTCGACGACGTTCGCGGACATCACCAGCCGCCGCGACGTGCGGCCCATCCTGCCGGCGGCGTTGCGGTCCCGCGCCGGGTGGGTCGGCCTGGTCGTCGACACCGCCCGCCTGGCCGTGCACGCGTCCGGGTTCCACGCCGTCCGCCTGCCGCTGTACGCCGGCCGGGCCGCCATGTACGCCCCGCGCGGTCTGTGGCGGGCCCTATACCTGCCCGTGCGGTGGGCCAGCGCCGAGGAAGGGAACTGGCACCTTCGGCAGCAGGCCGCCAACCGCAACGACCCGCAAACCTGGTTGGCCCTCGACGAGCGGCGCATGCGGCACAGCTCGTGGCGGTGGCCGGTCGTGATCACCCTCGCCTTCGCGGTCGCAGTGTCCGGCGTGACGTTCGCGTACTTCGCGCCCGGCGGGCGGTGGGTGATCGTCGGCGCGCTGTTCCTACTCGCCGGATGGATGGGACGGCCCGCCGACAAGCCGATCGTCGACCGGGTCACGTTGGGCGGGACGTACGTGCGGCTCACCGCCGACCTGACCCGCGCCGCCCTCGTCGCGTGTGGGGCCGGCATCAAGGACCCCGCCGCGGTGACGTTCCCCCGCGAGATTGCCCGCGACCCCGCCGGACGTGGCCACGTGGCCGTGATCTCGCTGCCGGCCGGGGTGGTGGCCACCGACGTCATCGACCGCCGTGACCGGCTCGCCGCCGGGTTCCGGCTTCCCGTCGACCAGGTGTGGCCCGACCCGGTGCGCGGCGAGCACCCCGGCATGCTGGAAATCTACGTGTCCGACAAGCCGGTCAGCGCGATGCGGCAACCGCCGTGGCCGCTGCTGGAGGAGGGCACCACCGACTACTTCGAGCCGTTCCCCTACGGGGCCGACGTGCGGCTCCGCCCCGTCACCTGGTCACTGGCCGAACGGAACAGCCTGTTCGGTGGGGTGCCCGGCTCCGGCAAGTCCCTCGCCGCCCGCAACGTGCTGCTGGGTGCGGTGCTCGATCCGCTGGTCATCCCCGTCATCAGCGAGCTCAAAGGCTCCGGTGACTACGACTGCTTCGAACAGCTGTGCCCGCCCGGCATGTACGTGTGCGGCGCAGACGAACGGTCCATCGCCCGCACGTTGGACATCATCGAATGGCTGTACGGGCTGTGCGAGGAACGCGGCCCCCTGGTCGCCAAGTACGCCCGCGCCGGCATGAACAGCGTGAAGAAGGTCAACCGGGCCATGGCCGAACATGACGAACGGCTCCGCCCGGTGGTGGCGATGTTCGACGAGGTACAGGAGTTCATGTCGTCGAAGCACGGCATCAAGGGGCCGGGTGCGCCGATGCTGCTGTCCACCATCAAACGGGCCCGCGCCCTCGGCATTCACGTCATCGTCGCCACCCAACGCTTCGACAAGGACTCCTTGCCGAAAGCGATTTCCAGCCTGATCACCAACCGGGCCGCCCTCGCGGTCCCGGCGCAGCCGGAAACGGACATGATCCTCGGCACGTCGGCGTACCGCACCGGGGCCCGGCCGACGGCGTTCGTGCCCGGTGAGGACTCCGGTTGGATGGTCCGCGCCGGGTTCACCGCCGGCTACGAAACCGTCCGCGCCGCGCTCGTCGACGACGACCAGGCCGCCGCCGTCTGCGCTCGTGCCCTGGCGCTGCGCTCCGGTGTCCGCCCCGAGCCGGGTCCGGTCCGCGTGCACGCCCGGAACCTGCTCGACGACGTCCGTCGGGTGTGGGACGGCAGTGAGCCGGCCCTGTGGTCGGAGCTGATCGTGCCGCGGCTACGGCACCTCGACCCCGAGGTGTACGGGGACCTGACCGTCGAGATTTTCGGCGCTCGGATGGCCGCCGCCGGGGTGCCCACCGCCGACATCGGACGCCGCATCGACGGCAAGGCCACCACCCGCAAGGGCGTCCGCCTGGCGGCCCTCGACGCCCGGATCAAGGCCGCCGAACTCGAATCGCGCTAGCACCCGGCAGGGGCTAGCGATAGCCCCACCGCTAGCCCCGCTGGCCAGCGGAAACGCGGCTAGCCCCACCAACCCACCAACCCCGAAACCCGCCCCAGGAGGGCACATGCAGGCCACGTTGACCGCTATCGCAATCGGCACCCTCGCCGCCCTCGGCTACGCCGTGTCGTGCGCCGTGTGGCCGTTCGCCCGCTGCTGGGTGTGCGACGGCAAAGCCCACCACACCCCGAAGGGCAACACCCGGATCTCCCGCCCCTGCCGCTGGTGCAAGGCCACCGGCCGGCGGTTGCGGCTCGGCCGCCGCGTCTGGAACCGCATCAGGGTCGCCCACCACAACGGCACCCGCTGACTCACAGACGCAGCGAACGGCCCGCCAGGGACGATCCTGGCGGGCCGTTGTTGTGGCAGGGCTACGGATGCCGCTCCGCGCTCTCGTGATCGGTCCACCGCGACCACTCGGGGCGGAACGTCTCGACGTAGCTGCGGCCTGTCTCGGCGCACCAGCGGCGGCGGGCGTGCAGGTGCCGGCGGAACGCCCGGATGTGCCGCCACGACGGCCACGACTCACCCGCGTGATGCGGCGGCTGCTGCTCCGACTCGTCCGCCCAGTCGGCGTACCGGAACCGCACCAGCGTCGGCGGCGGCCCGTCGCCCAGCGGAACGGGCCGCTCACGCCGCCGCATCGACGCCCCAGCGGGCCCGGTGCGCGTCACGGCGGGCGAACAGCACGTCGAGCACCCGGTAGCCGTTCTGCGCGCACCACGCCCGGGTGTCGGCCGCCGGCACGCCCTGGGCGAGCAGCCACGCCGGCATCACCGGCCGTTCGCCGTCACCGCGGCGCCTCACGCCACACCCCGAATGCCGTACGCGCCCCGGGCGGCACCACGACGCTGTGGACGCCGCAGGTGCGCCGGCTGGTCGCCTTCCTCACCCGCCGGCAGACGCAGCGACGCCGACAGCCGCGACAGAGCGATCCGCATCTGCCGGGCCTCCACGATCGCCGGGTGCACCCGCTGAGTCAGGCCCGGACCGGGAACCATCGTCCCCTCGGCGGCGACGATCGCCGCCAGGTCGTCGAGCAGGTCGACGGTACGGACCATCTCCCGCAGCAACGCCACCTCGTGTTGCTCCAGCTCGTACACGTCGAGCACCGACCGCCACAGCCTCAGCCCTGACTCCCGGGTGCCAGGGGGCGGCAGGGCGATGTCACCCTCAGTGGTTTGGTTACTGTCTGTTACTGCCACGAGCAGACTCCAATCGGACTCTCGTTCGATTCAGACCACAGCCGCACCCGAAAGCCTGGCCCCGGGGGTCCGGAGGCCGACTGGTCTTGCGTGTCGACCCCATCCCCTCACCGTGCGTCACCAGGGGGATGGTGACGCACGGTGAGGTTCGGCGCTGGTCGGTTCATCGCGCGCGATGGAATTGACCCGCTCACCGACCATCGATCCACTGACCTGCGCAAGCGTTGACGCAGCAGCGGTGACGTTGACGCCGGGCATGGGGGTCAGCGGCCGTTCACCGGGCGCGTCCGGTGCGTGCGTCGCGCCGGGCCTTGGCCTGCTGCACCCAGCTCGTGTCGTACCGCGCGGGCGCGGGGACGTCGGGGGCGTCGGCGGTGAGGATCTCGCGCCCGCGGCGGGTGTCCTCGAGGTCCTGCACGGCCGAGAAGTAGCGCAGGGCCTCGGCCTTGGTGCGCCCGGAACGCGGGTCCTGCACGTCCTGGAGGGCGGCGTGGTACCGCTGGGCCTCGGCCCGCGCCTCCTCCTCCTGCCTACGCGCCCGGGTGTCCTCGAGGTCCTGCACGGCCGAGTAGTACGACAGCGCCTCGGCCTTGGTGCGGCCGACCGCGGCACCGCCGGTGCGCCACACCTCGGCCGGGTTCACGACCGCGCCCTGCTGCTCGGCCAGCAGCATCGCCGCGCGGATGGCCTGTTCCTCGGCGGTGCCGGCGACGGCACGGCGCCGCTGGTTGTCGGCGGCGAGTTCTCGCAGGTAGTCGCGGTTGTCGGCGTCGCACCGGGCGCGCAGGGCCGGGGACATGCGGTCGTAGCTGGCACCCCAACCGCCGGGGGTGGTGATGGTGTCCATGTCTTCTCCTTGTGCCGCATCGTGTTCGGCGGGTGGCCCGGTGCGGCTCCGGGCTTCCGCCACCTTCGTGACCGTCACGGCACGAAGTCGTCTGAGAGGGCGCCCGTTCACCGGCGGGGCCCTTTGCCCCGGCCGCGTCCACGTCGACCGCGTGGGCGGGCCCTTCCCGTACCCCTCGGCCGGTCCTGTTCGGCCGTCTGCGTGGCGCTGAGCGGGCCGGGGTCGGCGGTGATCGGCTTGCAGTCGCCGCACACGCCGTACTGGTAGACGAGCGGACCGAGCTGCACCATGCCCGGGTGGATGCCGTCGCCGTGCTCGACGCCGGCGCACACCCTTCCGCAGGC contains:
- a CDS encoding ABC transporter permease; this encodes MTAPTINGTRYPQPVEDLLPAARKLADELGDVPSRNRLMREFRIGAPKADELRTRLIEEKAQEIGTQEYEEHLRRRLAEKFDYTPPDERPAEREPLPHLPGLDGLEMVRAAVDLADRRGATPTAEQLAEAFGIDVDRAGLLASLAEVARQRRAAGLPVDLGESTAEEPPVDPWDYAEPIGPESPAEYHERAREDIHGRLEEAKQAGRLTGFGIHPDRPGPTGADPTGDVPGYAPVGEPGTDAVDIPLDDDAPATPQPPQTAVQTAPDTRVRIDTDHAPEVTETESAAEPIEQVETVGHPGTKITSRTARPLPVWPVWLLMLPAFVAVWAGWVELGKLTGFGPVDLLPGFTRDNGEPLATLDTAITLPIGMETYAGYALYVWLSGRTTGRAKRFAMTSALIALTLGGGAQITYHLLTRPDTGAAPWQITTVVACLPVVVLGMGAALGHLVREETR
- a CDS encoding FtsK/SpoIIIE domain-containing protein encodes the protein MTQQIPQQRDDRETVAIEATREGGPVDPPVTSTTFADITSRRDVRPILPAALRSRAGWVGLVVDTARLAVHASGFHAVRLPLYAGRAAMYAPRGLWRALYLPVRWASAEEGNWHLRQQAANRNDPQTWLALDERRMRHSSWRWPVVITLAFAVAVSGVTFAYFAPGGRWVIVGALFLLAGWMGRPADKPIVDRVTLGGTYVRLTADLTRAALVACGAGIKDPAAVTFPREIARDPAGRGHVAVISLPAGVVATDVIDRRDRLAAGFRLPVDQVWPDPVRGEHPGMLEIYVSDKPVSAMRQPPWPLLEEGTTDYFEPFPYGADVRLRPVTWSLAERNSLFGGVPGSGKSLAARNVLLGAVLDPLVIPVISELKGSGDYDCFEQLCPPGMYVCGADERSIARTLDIIEWLYGLCEERGPLVAKYARAGMNSVKKVNRAMAEHDERLRPVVAMFDEVQEFMSSKHGIKGPGAPMLLSTIKRARALGIHVIVATQRFDKDSLPKAISSLITNRAALAVPAQPETDMILGTSAYRTGARPTAFVPGEDSGWMVRAGFTAGYETVRAALVDDDQAAAVCARALALRSGVRPEPGPVRVHARNLLDDVRRVWDGSEPALWSELIVPRLRHLDPEVYGDLTVEIFGARMAAAGVPTADIGRRIDGKATTRKGVRLAALDARIKAAELESR